A genomic stretch from Kribbella jejuensis includes:
- a CDS encoding uridine kinase family protein: MRSRVVLLAGPSGAGKSRLAEQVGLPVVRLDDFYRDGDDEAMPRSPLGIVDWDDPRSWDGDRAVAALEQLCTTGSADMPIYDIAADGTVGHRPVTTGGSPLIVAEGIFADQIAGALRERGLLAVAICVYHHRVVTFARRFQRDLREHRKPPLTLLRRGLLLLRDDPQVVQRCVAAGCEPLHPKEARARIERLLA; this comes from the coding sequence GTGCGTTCACGGGTGGTGTTACTGGCGGGGCCTTCGGGGGCGGGGAAGTCGCGGTTGGCGGAGCAGGTGGGGTTGCCCGTCGTACGGCTCGACGACTTCTACCGTGACGGCGACGACGAGGCGATGCCCCGCTCGCCGCTCGGGATCGTCGATTGGGACGACCCGCGTTCCTGGGACGGCGACCGCGCGGTCGCGGCGCTGGAGCAGTTGTGTACGACGGGATCCGCGGACATGCCGATCTACGACATCGCCGCCGACGGTACCGTCGGGCACCGCCCGGTGACTACCGGCGGATCGCCGCTGATCGTTGCTGAGGGCATCTTCGCGGACCAGATCGCCGGGGCGCTGCGGGAACGCGGCCTGCTGGCGGTGGCGATCTGCGTGTACCACCACCGGGTCGTCACGTTCGCGCGGCGCTTCCAGCGGGACCTGCGCGAGCACCGCAAACCCCCGCTGACCCTGCTGCGTCGCGGCCTCCTGCTGCTCCGCGACGATCCGCAGGTGGTCCAACGATGTGTCGCGGCCGGCTGCGAACCCCTGCACCCCAAGGAAGCCCGTGCCCGGATCGAGAGATTGTTAGCCTGA
- a CDS encoding ABC transporter permease yields the protein MTDTTPDAAPAAPAKPQIIEGPAERTRRQRVGGVMVVFALIGLGLAIFTKSGKATFQLVSGDLQHNLLGLPAQAVGLILGVLGVAAAVAYVLPSVRRLVPQRYAGWLAAALGICFIGAFLCWAAAGKTFPLANQFQGTLNFATPLILGALAGVMCERAGVINIAIEGQFLVGAFTAAIVSSTTGSGAAALIAAAASGVVMAALLAVFSIKYLVNQVVLGVVLVVFATGITGFLFDQFLQSDADKLNTPKVLSAIKIPGLGDIPFIGPILFNQTILVYLMYIAVAVVTFVLFETRWGLRIRAVGEHPKAADTVGIKVKRIRYSAVLTAGILAGLGGAFFTVGYAGSFSKEMTAGNGFIALAALIMGRWHPIGATVAALFFGFATQLQSQLQIIQTPIPGQLLLMAPYLATIIAVAGLVGRVRAPKADGEPYVTE from the coding sequence ATGACGGACACGACACCGGACGCCGCACCTGCGGCACCGGCGAAGCCACAAATCATCGAAGGACCGGCCGAGCGGACCCGCCGGCAGCGCGTCGGTGGCGTGATGGTGGTGTTCGCGCTGATCGGCCTCGGGCTGGCAATCTTCACCAAGAGCGGCAAGGCAACCTTCCAGCTGGTGTCGGGCGACCTGCAGCACAACCTGCTCGGGCTGCCCGCGCAGGCGGTCGGGCTGATCCTCGGGGTGCTGGGTGTCGCCGCCGCGGTCGCGTACGTGCTGCCCTCGGTGCGGCGCCTTGTTCCGCAGCGGTACGCCGGGTGGCTGGCCGCCGCGCTGGGGATCTGCTTCATCGGCGCGTTCCTGTGCTGGGCAGCGGCCGGCAAGACGTTCCCGCTGGCGAACCAGTTCCAGGGCACGCTGAACTTCGCGACGCCGCTGATCCTCGGCGCGCTGGCCGGGGTGATGTGCGAGCGCGCCGGTGTCATCAACATCGCGATCGAGGGGCAGTTCCTGGTCGGCGCGTTCACCGCGGCGATCGTGTCGAGTACGACGGGCAGCGGGGCTGCGGCGTTGATCGCCGCGGCCGCGAGCGGCGTGGTGATGGCGGCGCTGCTGGCGGTGTTCTCGATCAAGTACCTGGTCAACCAGGTCGTGCTCGGCGTCGTACTCGTGGTGTTCGCGACCGGTATCACCGGGTTCCTGTTCGATCAGTTCCTGCAGAGTGACGCGGACAAGCTGAACACCCCGAAGGTGCTGTCCGCGATCAAGATCCCGGGGCTGGGCGACATCCCGTTCATCGGGCCGATCCTGTTCAACCAGACGATCCTGGTGTACCTGATGTACATCGCGGTCGCGGTGGTCACGTTCGTCCTCTTCGAGACCCGTTGGGGCCTGCGGATCCGCGCGGTCGGCGAGCACCCGAAGGCGGCTGACACGGTCGGCATCAAGGTCAAGCGGATCCGGTACTCCGCGGTCCTCACGGCCGGCATCCTCGCCGGTCTGGGCGGTGCGTTCTTCACCGTCGGGTACGCCGGTTCGTTCAGCAAGGAGATGACCGCCGGCAACGGCTTCATCGCCCTGGCCGCCCTCATCATGGGCCGCTGGCACCCGATCGGCGCGACAGTAGCCGCCCTGTTCTTCGGCTTCGCCACCCAGCTGCAGTCCCAGCTCCAGATCATCCAAACCCCGATCCCCGGCCAACTCCTGCTGATGGCGCCGTACCTGGCCACCATCATCGCGGTCGCCGGGCTCGTCGGCCGCGTCCGAGCACCGAAGGCCGACGGTGAACCCTACGTCACCGAATGA
- a CDS encoding cytidine deaminase yields MNPTSPNEIDWPALRAVAVEVMHRAYAPYSGFPVGAAAYVDDGRVVAGCNVENASYGLTLCAECGLVSELHRTGGGRLVAFTCVDRHEHLLTPCGRCRQLLHENGGPGLLVETATGIRPLRELLPDAFGPEFLEE; encoded by the coding sequence GTGAACCCTACGTCACCGAATGAGATCGACTGGCCGGCGCTGCGGGCGGTTGCCGTTGAGGTGATGCACCGGGCGTACGCGCCGTACTCCGGGTTTCCGGTGGGGGCGGCGGCGTATGTGGATGATGGGCGGGTTGTTGCTGGGTGCAATGTGGAGAATGCTTCGTACGGGTTGACGTTGTGTGCGGAGTGCGGGCTGGTGTCGGAGTTGCACCGGACCGGGGGTGGGCGGTTGGTGGCGTTCACCTGTGTCGATCGGCATGAGCACCTGTTGACGCCGTGTGGACGCTGCCGGCAGCTGTTGCACGAGAACGGTGGGCCGGGGTTGCTGGTCGAGACGGCGACCGGGATCCGGCCGTTGCGCGAGCTGCTGCCGGACGCGTTCGGCCCCGAGTTTCTGGAGGAGTAA
- a CDS encoding ABC transporter ATP-binding protein: MHLELSGLTKSFGSLVANDHIDLVIEPGEIHCLLGENGAGKSTLMNMLYGLLQPDSGEILIDGEKVKITSPSDAIRHGIGMVHQHFMLVPVFTVAENIMLGRENTRAGGVLDRKKAHNLVTELSDRYGFEVDPDALVEDIPVGVQQRVEIIKALANDASVLILDEPTAVLTPAEIDELIAVMRQLKENGTSIVFITHKLKEVKAIADKITVIRRGKVVGQAEPSETEEGLAEMMVGRAVDLVVDKEPAQPKDTVLRVAGLTVIDERGFTAVDDVDLEVRAGEILAVAGVQGNGQTELAEALLGLTPIAAGSISLDGQELTTRSTRHRLEAGIGYVPEDRAHDGFVGSFTVAENLVLDLFRKAPFGNGVALRTDEIDKNATARVEEFDIRTQSIDLTVSSLSGGNQQKVVLARELSRPLKLLVASQPTRGVDVGSIEFLHNRIVQERDNGTAVLIVSTELDEIAALADRIAVMYRGKVVGVVPSGTPRDELGLMMAGASRSQAHDEAIEHPTTLGTI, from the coding sequence ATGCATCTCGAGCTCTCCGGGCTGACCAAGAGTTTCGGCTCGCTGGTTGCCAACGACCACATCGACCTGGTGATCGAGCCGGGCGAGATCCACTGCCTGCTCGGTGAGAACGGGGCCGGCAAGAGCACCCTGATGAACATGCTCTACGGGCTGCTGCAGCCCGACTCGGGCGAGATCCTGATCGACGGCGAGAAGGTCAAGATCACCTCGCCCAGCGACGCGATCCGGCACGGCATCGGCATGGTGCACCAGCACTTCATGCTGGTCCCGGTGTTCACCGTCGCCGAGAACATCATGCTCGGCCGGGAGAACACCCGCGCCGGCGGCGTACTGGACCGGAAGAAGGCGCACAACCTGGTCACCGAGCTGTCCGACCGGTATGGGTTCGAGGTCGACCCCGACGCCCTGGTCGAGGACATCCCGGTCGGCGTCCAGCAGCGGGTGGAGATCATCAAGGCGCTGGCCAACGACGCCAGCGTACTGATCCTGGACGAGCCGACCGCCGTACTGACCCCGGCCGAGATCGACGAGCTGATCGCCGTGATGCGCCAGCTCAAGGAGAACGGTACGTCGATCGTCTTCATCACCCACAAGCTCAAAGAGGTCAAGGCGATCGCGGACAAGATCACCGTGATCCGGCGCGGCAAGGTGGTCGGCCAGGCCGAGCCGTCGGAGACCGAGGAAGGCCTGGCCGAGATGATGGTCGGCCGCGCGGTCGACCTGGTCGTGGACAAGGAGCCGGCCCAGCCGAAGGACACCGTGCTGCGGGTCGCAGGGCTGACCGTCATCGACGAGCGTGGGTTCACCGCCGTCGACGACGTGGACCTCGAGGTCCGGGCCGGCGAGATCCTCGCGGTGGCCGGTGTCCAGGGCAACGGCCAGACCGAGCTCGCCGAGGCGCTGCTCGGGCTGACCCCGATCGCGGCCGGATCGATCTCGCTCGACGGCCAGGAACTGACCACCAGGTCGACCCGGCACCGGCTCGAGGCCGGTATCGGGTACGTACCCGAGGACCGCGCGCACGACGGCTTCGTCGGCTCGTTCACCGTCGCGGAGAACCTGGTCCTCGACCTGTTCCGGAAGGCGCCGTTCGGCAACGGCGTGGCGCTGCGCACCGACGAGATCGACAAGAACGCGACCGCCCGGGTCGAGGAGTTCGACATCCGCACCCAGAGCATCGACCTGACCGTGTCGTCGCTGTCCGGCGGCAACCAGCAGAAGGTCGTGCTGGCCCGCGAACTGTCCCGCCCGCTGAAGCTGCTGGTCGCCTCGCAGCCGACCCGCGGCGTCGACGTCGGCTCGATCGAGTTCCTGCACAACCGGATCGTGCAGGAGCGCGACAACGGTACGGCGGTGCTGATCGTGTCCACCGAACTCGACGAGATCGCCGCGCTGGCGGACCGGATCGCGGTGATGTACCGGGGCAAGGTGGTCGGCGTCGTACCGTCCGGCACGCCGCGGGACGAACTGGGCCTGATGATGGCCGGCGCCTCGCGGTCCCAGGCACACGACGAGGCGATCGAACACCCGACCACGTTGGGAACCATCTGA
- a CDS encoding ABC transporter permease, with the protein MSTETETAPAPVPAKAPQQRSGMPSWAIQGLVSLSAIVLALVVGAILIIVGDKQVQTAVGYFGAAPGDTFSAAASAVGEAYKALAVGAFGGITPISESLTQATPLICGGLAVSLAFRTGLFNIGAQGQLIAGAILAGYVGFAWHLPPVLHLIVALVAGLVGGAIWGGVVGLLKARTGAHEVIVTIMLNYVALYLLSWLLTTSTFRRPGRTDPISPIVDKNAQFPKFGDTRLHIGFLLALAAAVFVWWLLNRSTIGFELRAVGANADASRTAGMSVGKAYVIAMLVAGALAGLAGTQQVLGTDLPLTDGVAASVGFDAITVALLGRGTPLGTVLAGLLFGALNAGGLQMQLITQTPLTLTTVLQAVIVLFVAAPALVRSVFRFLPKERGAGAVLAKGWNG; encoded by the coding sequence ATGAGCACAGAGACTGAAACCGCGCCGGCCCCGGTGCCGGCGAAGGCCCCGCAACAACGCTCCGGCATGCCGTCCTGGGCGATCCAAGGCCTGGTCTCGCTGAGCGCGATCGTACTGGCGCTGGTGGTCGGGGCGATCCTGATCATCGTCGGCGACAAGCAGGTGCAGACCGCGGTCGGGTACTTCGGTGCCGCGCCGGGCGACACCTTCTCGGCGGCCGCGAGCGCGGTCGGCGAGGCGTACAAGGCACTCGCGGTCGGTGCGTTCGGCGGCATCACGCCGATCTCGGAGTCGTTGACCCAGGCAACACCACTGATCTGCGGCGGCCTCGCGGTGTCGCTGGCGTTCCGGACCGGGTTGTTCAACATCGGCGCCCAGGGCCAGCTGATCGCGGGCGCGATCCTGGCCGGGTACGTCGGGTTCGCCTGGCACCTGCCGCCGGTACTGCACCTGATCGTCGCACTGGTCGCCGGCCTGGTCGGCGGCGCGATCTGGGGCGGCGTGGTCGGCCTGCTGAAGGCGCGGACCGGGGCGCACGAGGTGATCGTGACGATCATGCTGAACTACGTCGCGCTCTACCTGCTGTCCTGGCTGCTCACCACGTCGACGTTCCGGCGGCCCGGGCGGACCGACCCGATCTCGCCGATCGTGGACAAGAACGCGCAGTTCCCGAAGTTCGGCGACACCCGGCTGCACATCGGCTTCCTGCTCGCGCTGGCGGCCGCGGTGTTCGTGTGGTGGCTGCTGAACCGCTCGACGATCGGTTTCGAGCTGCGCGCCGTCGGTGCGAACGCGGACGCCTCCCGGACGGCCGGCATGTCGGTCGGTAAGGCGTACGTGATCGCGATGCTGGTCGCGGGGGCGCTCGCCGGTCTGGCCGGGACGCAGCAGGTGCTCGGTACCGATCTGCCGCTGACCGACGGCGTCGCGGCCTCGGTCGGGTTCGACGCGATCACGGTCGCGCTGCTCGGCCGCGGGACGCCGCTCGGCACCGTACTGGCCGGCCTGCTGTTCGGCGCGCTGAACGCGGGCGGCCTGCAGATGCAGCTGATCACCCAGACGCCGCTGACCCTGACCACTGTCCTGCAGGCCGTGATCGTGCTGTTCGTCGCGGCTCCGGCGCTGGTGCGCTCGGTCTTCCGGTTCCTGCCGAAGGAACGCGGCGCCGGCGCCGTCCTCGCGAAAGGCTGGAACGGATGA
- a CDS encoding aminoglycoside phosphotransferase family protein produces the protein MPSSEVETQLLGGTANRGLVVRVADTVRRPLRASSQATHALLEHLERVGFEGAPRFLGVDSQGREVLSYLPGETVTAPYPSWSMTDAALDSVAVLLREYHQAVADFRPAGLEWAEPVPADYVTGLISHNDPNLDNLVFRDGIAVALIDFDLAGPGSSLWDVATAVRLWAPLRPDADIHDVRRGRSLARLRRFADTYGLTEPDRRRLVDAAADNHVWCMDYVRRGAETGHPWFHQRWTTGEADLTDRTNTWFKQSATALQQALLD, from the coding sequence ATGCCCTCATCTGAGGTGGAAACCCAGTTGCTCGGCGGTACTGCGAACCGCGGGCTGGTCGTCCGGGTCGCAGACACCGTCCGCCGTCCGTTGCGCGCCAGCAGCCAGGCCACGCACGCGTTGCTCGAACACCTCGAACGGGTCGGGTTCGAGGGGGCGCCGCGGTTCCTGGGGGTCGATTCGCAGGGGCGGGAGGTGCTGTCGTACCTCCCCGGCGAAACGGTGACAGCGCCGTACCCGTCCTGGTCGATGACGGATGCGGCGCTGGACAGCGTGGCGGTGCTGCTGCGGGAGTACCACCAGGCGGTGGCGGACTTCCGGCCGGCCGGGCTGGAGTGGGCCGAGCCGGTGCCTGCGGATTACGTGACCGGGTTGATCAGCCACAATGACCCGAACCTCGACAACCTGGTGTTCCGGGACGGGATCGCGGTCGCCCTCATCGACTTCGACCTCGCCGGGCCCGGATCCTCGCTGTGGGACGTCGCGACCGCGGTGCGGCTGTGGGCACCACTGCGCCCGGACGCTGACATCCACGACGTACGCCGGGGACGCTCACTCGCCCGGCTGCGGCGGTTCGCGGACACGTACGGCCTGACCGAACCGGATCGCCGGCGCCTGGTCGACGCCGCCGCCGACAACCACGTCTGGTGCATGGACTACGTCCGCCGCGGCGCGGAAACCGGCCACCCCTGGTTCCACCAACGCTGGACCACCGGCGAAGCCGACCTCACCGACCGCACCAACACCTGGTTCAAACAGTCGGCGACTGCCCTCCAGCAGGCCCTTCTGGATTGA
- a CDS encoding BMP family lipoprotein — translation MKKYVRGTAIVGVLTLAVAACGSKPTDNSSSGGSANKNFKACMVSDSGGFDDKSFNQTSYKGLQDAVKEKGLTEVKAESKSDNDYTTNMTAMVSAKCNVIVAVGFKLEDATEAAAKANPDIKFAIVDSAPKAPIANLKPLLFNTAQSSFQAGYLAAAMTKSGKVGTFGGLQIPTVTIFMDGFAQGVRYYNQQKSKNVQVLGWDDQKQKGLFTGDFEDKAKGQNNAQNLITQGADILFPVAGPSGLGGLQAAKASNGKVNAIWVDTDGCVSAAEYCSTLLSSVEKGMDVAVKDAVESVVDNKFDNTQFTGTLQNGGTAIAPFHDFDSKIPADVKSELDTIKGDIISGKIVIESKVQPKAS, via the coding sequence GTGAAGAAGTACGTGCGGGGAACGGCGATCGTGGGCGTACTGACGCTCGCCGTGGCCGCTTGTGGCAGCAAGCCGACCGACAACAGCTCGAGCGGCGGCAGCGCCAACAAGAACTTCAAGGCCTGCATGGTCTCCGACTCCGGGGGCTTCGACGACAAGTCGTTCAACCAGACCTCGTACAAGGGTCTGCAGGACGCGGTCAAGGAGAAGGGCCTCACCGAGGTCAAGGCCGAGTCGAAGTCCGACAACGACTACACGACCAACATGACCGCGATGGTCAGTGCCAAGTGCAACGTCATCGTGGCCGTCGGCTTCAAGCTCGAGGACGCCACCGAGGCGGCCGCCAAGGCGAACCCGGACATCAAGTTCGCGATCGTCGACTCCGCACCCAAGGCCCCGATCGCGAACCTGAAGCCGCTGCTGTTCAACACCGCGCAGTCCAGCTTCCAGGCCGGCTACCTGGCCGCCGCGATGACGAAGTCCGGCAAGGTCGGTACGTTCGGCGGTCTGCAGATCCCGACCGTGACGATCTTCATGGACGGCTTCGCCCAGGGCGTGCGGTACTACAACCAGCAGAAGAGCAAGAACGTCCAGGTGCTCGGCTGGGACGACCAGAAGCAGAAGGGCCTGTTCACCGGCGACTTCGAGGACAAGGCGAAGGGCCAGAACAACGCGCAGAACCTGATCACCCAGGGCGCGGACATCCTGTTCCCGGTCGCGGGCCCGTCGGGTCTGGGCGGTCTGCAGGCGGCCAAGGCCAGCAACGGCAAGGTGAACGCGATCTGGGTCGACACCGACGGTTGCGTGAGCGCCGCGGAATACTGCTCGACCCTGCTGAGCAGCGTCGAGAAGGGCATGGACGTGGCCGTGAAGGACGCGGTCGAGTCGGTCGTCGACAACAAGTTCGACAACACCCAGTTCACCGGCACGCTGCAGAACGGCGGTACGGCGATCGCGCCGTTCCACGACTTCGACAGCAAGATCCCGGCGGACGTGAAGTCCGAGCTGGACACGATCAAGGGCGACATCATCAGCGGCAAGATCGTGATCGAGTCGAAGGTTCAGCCCAAGGCGTCCTGA
- a CDS encoding sugar-binding transcriptional regulator, with amino-acid sequence MSGEGLMESFGPAQLVLTASIARRYYVDGRSKVEIADEFRLSRFKVARLLDQARSSGLVRIEISHPGAIDIDLSARLQEGLGLRRAIVVDTPEVDEAALRTQLGKAAADLLTEIVTPEDVLGLAWARAVTAMTEQLTSLAPVPVVQLTGALTRPDVEANSVELVRHTARLSGGPAYLFYAPLVVPDAATARALRQQPEVAEAISHFDSVSKAVVGLGSWASGQSTLYDAMDENACEQLLRRGVVADISGVFVDADGAPVQSRVTERVIAINAEQMNKIDEVIAIPYGLAKVDAVRAAVRSGLVNAIVTHAPLAKALLDETH; translated from the coding sequence ATGAGCGGGGAGGGTTTGATGGAGTCCTTCGGGCCTGCGCAACTGGTGCTGACGGCCTCGATTGCGCGGCGGTACTACGTCGACGGGCGGTCGAAGGTGGAGATCGCCGACGAGTTCCGGCTCAGCCGGTTCAAGGTCGCGCGGCTGCTCGACCAGGCGCGCAGCAGCGGGCTGGTGCGGATCGAGATCAGCCACCCCGGCGCGATCGACATCGACCTGTCCGCACGGCTGCAGGAGGGACTCGGCCTGCGCCGGGCGATCGTCGTGGACACCCCGGAGGTGGACGAGGCGGCGTTGCGTACCCAGCTGGGCAAGGCGGCCGCGGATCTGCTCACCGAGATCGTCACGCCCGAGGACGTCCTCGGCCTGGCGTGGGCGCGTGCCGTGACCGCGATGACCGAGCAGCTCACGTCGCTCGCGCCGGTGCCCGTCGTACAGCTCACGGGGGCATTGACCCGTCCGGACGTCGAGGCGAACTCGGTCGAGCTGGTCCGGCACACCGCGCGGCTGTCGGGCGGTCCGGCGTACCTGTTCTACGCCCCGCTCGTAGTCCCGGATGCCGCCACGGCGCGGGCGTTGCGGCAGCAGCCGGAGGTGGCCGAGGCGATCAGCCACTTCGACTCGGTGTCGAAGGCGGTCGTCGGGCTCGGGTCGTGGGCCAGTGGCCAGTCGACGCTGTACGACGCGATGGACGAGAACGCCTGCGAACAACTGCTTCGCCGTGGTGTGGTCGCCGACATCTCGGGGGTTTTCGTGGACGCCGACGGTGCGCCGGTGCAGAGCCGGGTCACCGAGCGGGTGATCGCGATCAATGCCGAACAGATGAACAAGATCGACGAGGTGATCGCGATCCCGTACGGCCTCGCCAAGGTCGACGCGGTCCGCGCCGCCGTCCGCAGCGGGCTGGTGAACGCGATCGTTACCCACGCACCCCTGGCGAAAGCGCTGCTGGACGAGACACACTGA
- a CDS encoding ABC transporter substrate-binding protein: MLSRRKRIGAAGVAVLMTAVTGCAGWGGGAGGGGADSINVLMVNNPQMVDLQKLTADNFTKQTGIHVNFTVLPENDVRDKISQEFSSQAGQYDVASVSNFEIPIYAKSKWIAPLSDYIAKDPSFDQDDILKPMTQSMTADDGKIYGEPFYGESSFLMYRKDILAAKGIAMPAKPTWQQVADIAAKVDHATPGMRGICLRGQPGWGQLFAPLTTVVNTFGGTWFTKDWQAKVDSPEFTEATKFYVDLVRAHGEAGAPQAGFTECLNDTIQSNTAMWYDATSAAGSLEAPNSPVKGKMGYAPAPVVKTDSSGWLYAWAWGIQEASKKKDNAWKFISWASGKDYEKLVGEKVGWSNVPAGKRASTYENPQYLKEAAAFAEPTKNAIEHADPNNPGTQPRPAPGIQFVDIPEFPDLGTQVSQDVSSAIAGKTSVDKALKRGQELADDVAERYRSRLAK, translated from the coding sequence GTGCTGAGTAGGCGCAAACGCATCGGAGCGGCCGGGGTCGCGGTGCTGATGACCGCGGTGACCGGTTGTGCGGGCTGGGGAGGCGGGGCCGGCGGTGGCGGTGCCGACAGCATCAACGTGCTGATGGTGAACAACCCGCAGATGGTCGATCTGCAGAAGCTGACGGCTGACAACTTCACCAAGCAGACGGGCATCCACGTGAACTTCACCGTGCTGCCCGAGAACGACGTCCGGGACAAGATCAGCCAGGAGTTCTCCAGCCAGGCCGGTCAGTACGACGTCGCGTCGGTGAGCAACTTCGAGATCCCGATCTACGCGAAGTCCAAGTGGATCGCGCCGCTGTCGGACTACATCGCGAAGGACCCGTCGTTCGACCAGGACGACATCCTGAAGCCGATGACCCAGTCGATGACCGCGGACGACGGCAAGATCTACGGCGAACCGTTCTACGGCGAGTCGTCGTTCCTGATGTACCGCAAGGACATCCTGGCCGCCAAGGGCATCGCGATGCCGGCCAAACCGACCTGGCAGCAGGTCGCGGACATCGCGGCGAAGGTCGACCACGCGACGCCGGGGATGCGCGGTATCTGTCTGCGCGGCCAGCCCGGCTGGGGTCAGCTGTTCGCCCCGCTCACCACGGTCGTCAACACCTTCGGCGGCACCTGGTTCACCAAGGACTGGCAGGCGAAGGTCGACTCGCCGGAATTCACCGAGGCGACCAAGTTCTACGTCGACCTGGTCCGCGCACACGGCGAGGCGGGCGCGCCGCAGGCCGGCTTCACCGAGTGCCTGAACGACACGATCCAGAGCAACACCGCGATGTGGTACGACGCCACGTCCGCGGCCGGTTCGCTCGAGGCGCCGAACTCGCCGGTGAAGGGCAAGATGGGGTACGCGCCGGCGCCGGTCGTGAAGACCGACAGCTCCGGCTGGCTGTACGCCTGGGCCTGGGGCATCCAGGAGGCCTCGAAGAAGAAGGACAACGCCTGGAAGTTCATCTCCTGGGCCTCGGGCAAGGACTACGAGAAGCTCGTCGGCGAGAAGGTTGGCTGGTCCAACGTCCCGGCCGGCAAGCGCGCGTCGACGTACGAGAATCCGCAGTACCTGAAGGAAGCCGCGGCGTTCGCGGAGCCGACCAAGAACGCGATCGAGCACGCGGACCCGAACAACCCGGGCACCCAGCCGCGGCCGGCGCCGGGGATCCAGTTCGTCGACATCCCCGAGTTCCCGGACCTCGGCACCCAGGTCAGTCAGGACGTGAGCTCGGCGATCGCCGGGAAGACGAGCGTCGACAAGGCGCTGAAACGCGGGCAGGAGCTCGCCGACGACGTCGCCGAGCGGTACCGCTCGCGGCTGGCGAAGTGA
- a CDS encoding thymidine phosphorylase, translated as MSFDAVDVIRTKRDRGELSDGAIDWVIDSYTKGDVADEQMSALAMAILLNGMNRREIARWTAAMIASGERMNFSKLSRPTADKHSTGGVGDKITLPLAPLVAACGVAVPQLSGRGLGHTGGTLDKLESIPGWRAALSNDELMQQLEEVGAVIGAAGDGLAPADKKLYALRDVTGTVEAIPLIASSIMSKKIAEGTGALVLDVKVGSGAFMKDLADARELAETMVALGTDAGVKTVALLTDMSVPLGLTAGNALEVRESVEVLSGGGPADVIELTLALATEMLTAAGVTDVDPAEKLRDGTAMDVWRAMISAQGGDPSADLPIAPEQHVVPAPASGVLSKLDALAVGVAAWRLGAGRARKEDPVSAVAGVELHAKPGDHIQAGQPLLTLHTDDPSRIERALESLTDAVAVADSYEPGPLVIDRIG; from the coding sequence ATGAGTTTCGACGCGGTGGATGTGATCCGGACCAAGCGGGACCGGGGCGAGCTGAGCGACGGCGCGATCGACTGGGTGATCGACAGCTACACCAAGGGTGACGTCGCCGACGAGCAGATGTCAGCGCTCGCGATGGCGATCCTGCTGAACGGGATGAACCGGCGCGAGATCGCCCGTTGGACCGCCGCGATGATCGCGTCCGGCGAACGGATGAACTTCTCCAAGCTGTCCCGCCCGACCGCGGACAAGCACTCGACCGGCGGCGTCGGCGACAAGATCACGTTGCCGCTGGCACCGTTGGTCGCCGCCTGCGGGGTCGCCGTACCGCAGCTGTCCGGCCGCGGCCTCGGCCACACCGGCGGCACCCTGGACAAGCTGGAGTCGATCCCCGGCTGGCGTGCCGCGCTGTCGAACGACGAGCTGATGCAGCAGTTGGAAGAGGTCGGCGCCGTGATCGGCGCGGCCGGAGACGGCCTGGCGCCCGCCGACAAGAAGCTGTACGCGCTGCGCGACGTGACCGGCACCGTCGAGGCGATCCCGCTGATCGCCAGCTCGATCATGAGCAAGAAGATTGCCGAGGGCACCGGCGCGCTGGTGCTCGACGTGAAGGTCGGCTCCGGCGCGTTCATGAAGGACCTCGCCGACGCCCGCGAACTGGCCGAGACGATGGTTGCCCTGGGCACGGATGCCGGGGTGAAGACCGTTGCCCTGCTCACCGACATGTCCGTACCGCTCGGTCTGACCGCCGGAAACGCCCTGGAAGTCCGCGAATCCGTCGAGGTTCTGTCCGGTGGCGGCCCCGCCGACGTGATCGAACTGACCCTCGCCCTCGCCACCGAGATGCTCACCGCGGCCGGCGTCACCGACGTCGACCCGGCCGAGAAGCTCCGCGACGGTACGGCGATGGACGTCTGGCGCGCGATGATCTCCGCCCAGGGCGGCGACCCGTCGGCCGATCTACCGATCGCTCCCGAGCAACACGTCGTACCGGCCCCCGCCTCCGGCGTCCTGTCCAAGCTGGACGCCCTCGCGGTAGGTGTGGCCGCATGGCGCCTCGGCGCCGGCCGCGCCCGCAAGGAGGACCCGGTGTCCGCAGTGGCCGGCGTCGAACTCCACGCCAAACCAGGCGACCACATCCAAGCAGGCCAACCGCTCCTCACCTTGCACACCGACGACCCGTCCCGGATCGAACGCGCCCTCGAGTCGCTCACGGACGCGGTGGCGGTCGCGGATTCCTACGAACCGGGCCCCCTGGTCATCGACCGGATCGGCTAG